A single region of the Anaerostipes rhamnosivorans genome encodes:
- a CDS encoding metallophosphoesterase — translation MLFIIITGVLILTAAICLVSINENQNLALEEYKIVSAKLPEDFDGYKIVFLTDLHCNEFDYQNKALIDMIDGCSPDAVFVGGDMLVSRTDSSYDVALDLMRELSLRYRIYYADGNHELRLKRNEEVYGVAYKEYVHQLKEFGVIHLSNESVMVDSGISAICLTAYDMEEKQYRKFHPAPPSVEDMADAVGEPDPDFFQVLLAHNPNYFRQYSKWGCDLVLSGHFHGGMVRLPKIGGVISPQFQLFPKYDSGEYQIGRSIMILSRGLGNHSIKIRLFNRPEVSCITLKKK, via the coding sequence CATTTGTCTGGTCAGCATAAATGAAAATCAAAACCTGGCATTGGAAGAATATAAGATCGTATCAGCGAAACTGCCGGAGGACTTCGATGGATATAAGATCGTGTTCCTCACAGATCTGCACTGCAATGAGTTTGATTACCAGAATAAAGCACTTATTGACATGATCGACGGATGCAGTCCGGATGCTGTCTTTGTAGGCGGAGATATGCTTGTGAGCAGAACAGATTCATCTTATGACGTTGCTTTGGATCTGATGAGAGAGCTTTCTTTGCGATACCGTATCTATTATGCTGATGGAAACCATGAACTGAGACTGAAACGGAATGAAGAAGTATATGGTGTGGCTTATAAGGAATATGTCCATCAGTTGAAAGAGTTCGGTGTCATTCATTTGTCAAACGAAAGTGTTATGGTGGACAGCGGGATCTCAGCGATCTGTCTGACTGCCTATGATATGGAGGAAAAGCAGTACCGCAAGTTCCATCCGGCGCCCCCTTCCGTAGAAGACATGGCAGATGCTGTCGGGGAACCGGACCCGGATTTTTTTCAGGTGCTTTTGGCACACAATCCAAACTACTTCAGGCAGTACTCTAAATGGGGCTGTGACCTGGTCTTATCCGGGCATTTCCACGGGGGAATGGTCAGGCTTCCAAAGATCGGCGGTGTTATCTCACCACAGTTTCAGCTGTTTCCTAAGTATGACTCGGGTGAATACCAGATAGGGAGATCCATCATGATCTTAAGCCGCGGACTTGGGAATCATTCCATTAAGATCAGGCTGTTTAACAGGCCTGAGGTATCGTGTATCACATTAAAGAAAAAGTAG